AGTATAACTGCAAGTGGGACAAGTTATTCTTTGGAAATCTTCCCCCAAAGAAATGAGGCTCAACCCTTCACAGTGAAGATGAAACTGTTCCATGCACGAGCCTCTTATCACGTTTTTTTAACGCCCTCATTTCAGGTTGATGAAGAAACATTCAAATTAACATAAAAGTTGGAGATACCGTTCATTTCTGTGAAGGCAAATAAAAActcatcaataaaataaaatgtctgcaACAAGCTGCAGCCAAATGTGAAATTCCAgcttttaaattcaaattttcaTACTAAGAAAGGTTAAAAACCTGTGGAGaagttggggaggggggggggggggggggggggtgaacttATTATATGAATTTTGCTGATTTTTAGAAACCCAATCAGTTTGTGGAGAAGATATTAAAGTGTGTATAAAATAAGCATTGTGTGTTTAAACGTATATGTAGCGTGAGGTTCAGCTCATCTCTTATTACAGACATTTACATCAAGCTTACAGCAGTGCTCCCGAGTCCTACATCAGAGGATCCTTCTGTCAgagtctcttctcctcctctgatgtgCATCTGTGCGACTTCACACCCTCCACTTTTCCTTTTCATACATCCAGTGTTTAAAGATAACTTATGtagatgattattattaaagcAAAAAGTGACTGAATTGTCCTCCGGTGAATCCAAAGTCTCAGGAGCAAAAAACCTGGATCAACGCTGATGGTGAAAAATGATCCACTGATTGTCATGTGTGCCTGAAGCCGGAGCAGAGACACACGAGTCCTCCATTGTTCAAGTGTTCAGAGGCTGGAGATCCGGAGGAGAGGGATCATGGAGGAACGTGGACCTGGCTCCTACGGGGACGAGAGGGAGACGAGTCCATCGTCACTGGGTCGCGTCTGAAAAACATCAGGAACGAAGATCAACACAAACGTTTAGAGTGGATGTGAATCAGTGGTTGGTTCCAGGTGACCGAGAGAAGTGAGACAAACCGTTGTTGTCGTCCGAGTCAGTagttgtgtcattgtgtgtttgtcgcAGCTCGTTGTATTTCAGCTCCACCTCCTGGAAACACGTCATCACAACACAAGTCAAATATGACAGAAgacaagtgtaaaaaaaaaaaaattctcatggTTTGGAATCATGGCATCAGAAATTTCTAATTGTATAATAATGAATCAGTGACTCTGCAAACAGATGAATTTAGTGTTAAGCTCTGTGAGTGAGGAGTGAAAACTTAAGGTTAGCTATGTGAAAACGGAGTTCACTGTTTAGTTCAAattattactttttaaatttGGCTTCAGCTTCTTTAACAGGTTGAAGATTTTCCTGCCActttaaaataattatatatctttgatttgttgtatttatctgttcacatgatttctgtgatttcttagaattaaaacaaactatTCTAAAAGTAGAACTGTGGCTATTTAACCGTAACATTTCTTACAAGTTTCTAATTTGATTTGCTTGATATATCATTTGTAAATAAACATCACTGAATTAAAAGAAGAATAGAAAACTTCTAGGTTTCGTAAACGCAGCCGCAGACTAATTCGTGCGATACCTTCAGATGCTGCAGGTCGGCCTGTAGGAGGCGCAGGTGAGTCATAAGCTGCCGGCTGAGGTTAGGACCACCGCCCCCTGTCTGcgaggaggaggacagcagcTTCCTCATGTCGATCCCCACGTCGCCTTCCAATCCCCCGTCATCGTCAGTGCTGCTCTCCTCGGAGCCTGCGCCGAAGTCCAGAACCATAAAACCACCTGGATGGAGACGCAGGGCAGGCGGATTAAATACAATTGATAATTAAACTTATATCAGGAAAAGATCCAGACAGAAAATCCTGTTCACCGTTGCGTTCGGTTGCCTCCGACATGCCGGTGAGTTCAGACGGGAGCTGTGAGTCGTCCGGGGGAGAACCTGAAGACGTCTGGCTCTCGTCACCCATCGGCCCCTCGTGGCTCCCAGACAGGGAGCCCCCCCGCTGACACCCGGGGGCCCCACTGGGCTTCaactcctccgtctcctctttctcctcctccgcctccctgcTCAGCATGTGGTTGAAGAGCGCCTGCTTCAGCACTGCCACTAGAACAGGAGGGAACGTGTTATTATGGGATGTTTCACCATCTGCACGTCCAGATCCTGATTGGGTGAACTGGCCCTTCACTGTGGAACCTACACGTCCTGAGAGCGTCTTCAGCTTTGGACGGGGGAACGCCGAActcgtcctcctccaggttTTCAATGGCGATTCCCTGACGCGAGCCCTCCTGATGCAGTCTGTCGGCCAGCTGTCCGTCCAGGAAGGCCTCTAGTTCTGCTTCGtccagctcttcatcctcctcctcttcctcctgtcggTCGGCCGCagccagctcctcctcttcatcctctgatTTCAGGCCGTTAAAGGGGCCGATGGTCACCGGTGGAGTTTGAGTCTCTGGAGAGGAGACGGCATCTTTTTCTGGAATACAGAGGTTTGAATTCAAAATGAGATAAAGTGCATCAGAGGAAACATTTTCTAAAAACTGTCAAATTGATAGTTATAGAAATAGAAACATAGAAACGTGACTTGCCTGAGCTCGTTGACCCGTTGGACTCTTTGCTCGACTGGTTCATTCCACCGTTGATGATCTCGATGGCATCTCGCTCGGCactgaaacacactcacacacattagaACCAATGAAATACTCGGACCCAACAATAAACCTGTCTGCGTCGCCGGACTCACTCGGTCTGAGCTGGAGCTGAGTCGCTGTGGGGGGGTTTGTCCTTCATGGCCTCAGCACACTGCGTGATCAGACACTGCCACCTGAGGGATCGGAGGTGAAACAGCAGGATGAGAACTAAAGAGAACAGACTTCACGTCGTGGTGTTCGTGGTGAAAGACTCACATTCTCTGATCGGACACGGTCTGAGCCATCAGCTCGTAGATCTGAGCGCCGTTGTCCGACATGGAGAGCACGAAGAACGACTTGTTGTCTGGTGAGAACAGAACGCAGCAGTGGTAACTCTCATATGATACGTGTTACACAAAAAACATGGATTTGCATGTAAAGAAGTGAAATACTGAATCTGGCAACCAGTGCGGTTTCGGTCTAGGTCATTTTTAAAACTCATAGGaagtgactttgacctttgaccccttaaATCGAATCTGTCAATCCGTGAGTCTAAGGGAACATTTGTCCAAAATTTTAAGAAATTCCATCCTGGTGTTTTTGAGAAATCGTGTTCACATTAATGAGACTGACGGACCATCCGGAAACATAATACCTCCAGGCCACTAGGGGCCGCCAGCGCAGGGACATATAAAGGATTAAAACCTGACGATGAATATTAAAGATAAACGTTGTTAACGTTCATCCTGTTAAGAtcatgaaatgtgtgttttaaatttCAGACTCTTGACATATCACGACacggacaacctgaaaacaaaacaaaaatcttaGTTTGGGGAATTTATCCTCTGGGGAACATGAATGTCTGCACAATCTGACACGGTACCGGTGTTATTGGTTCTCACCAGTAGCCACAGGACGAACCAGTACAGTGCTGAGTTTGATGATGGGGCTGAAGATGTTCTTGGTGTCGGTGGCACTGGCCGGATTCTTCCCGTGGAACTTGAGGATCAGACGCTCGTCCTGTTTCTGCAGCAAAACCAAAATGTCCTCCAGCAGAATAGTGTAGAGCTCTGAAAGTAAAACGCCGGTGaagcaaaacttttttttttttttaaataaacatttttatgcTGTGGTGCGTTTATGTACCGATGGTCTTGTCTTTATTGACTTTCCAGGAGAGAGGTCCCTCGTGCACCATCTTCCTCTTGGTCAGGTCCAGATTCTGCAGGAAAAGAATAATTCATTATAACATCTCATCCACATCTTTGAATAAAAGCTTCTTCACTCTCTTTATCTTCAGAGCATCAGCTGGTTTCTTACCTTCAGCTCCAGGATCATGGGGTTTTCACTCTGCTTGAGAGACGAGAGATCCAACCTCCTCTGATAATCCTCCAGCCTCTGATCAGACAGAACACAACTCGTCAAAGTGGTTTTAAACACTGGATGTAAGCAGAACGATGATCATGCACATCCAAACATGTTTGACACAAGGTTCTGGACAGAAGCGATGAAGACGAGGAATGTCCGTGCACCAATTGATGCTATGACGAAACATAACATATGATGTGGACATAAATCAAATCCCCAAACCTGCAGTTTAGACTTAAATATGACATTCTATGATGATTCTCGTGTCTGTACCTGTTTGTTCTCGGCCTCCTTCACAGCCTGGTTGACGTGGTTCAGGATCTTTTTACAACATTCACCAGCTTTCTtcaccttctccctctcctcaccgTCCTCTGAGGGAGGACAAACAAGCAGAACAAAGAAATCAGGGATGAAGAAACCCAACGTCCATCATTCTCCTTTGTGAAATACCCACTCTGGTACttacacaacattaaaaaaaaactttctgttgtgtttgtaccTGTGTACTTGGCGATGTTGTCCAGTAGCAGCGGGTACTTGGTCAGTCGCTGCATCTCAACGGGGATGATGTCTTTGAGCTGCAGCCTGCGACACAGACGGTTGCTCTCGGCTTCCTGAAGACAACACGGTGggaaatatataacatataatatGATAAATATGTCTTTTATATACTTTTGCAGAATTAAGATTAACTCCTCTAAGAATCTTTATACAAACAATCAATATAAGAACTGCTCTACATTAGTTTACAGAAGTTTCATACCTATTGTCCTCAGGTGATtcaacacataaatatataattataacatATAAAGTGTTGTTCTGTTATAACCAAGGTTTTAGAGACGATATTAGACTTCAAAATGTCATAATCTCATTATTAAACTAGTCTCGTCCTTGTATTTAATAAATCCACTTTGTGCGGACCTGCATGAACAAGTTGAACCTCTggtctttcttctttttgttcttgATGATCTCCAGAGCAGAAGGTTGGTTACTGCAGAACGTTCCCACCGCTCGTTTGATCTTCTCCTCTTCGTCCTCGCTGAACTGGAACCGACACACGTGAAACATTTACCTCATCTGATCGGCAACATCTCAACAGCCCACGTGGAAAACTATGAAACATGTTCAGCTTTTAATGAATTCATACTAATACTACTTTGGAAACAGCCTTATCAgtgttttattcaaatgtttccctCTAAATCCCAGTGGAAGTACTTTACAATCTTAAATTTGCTCAGACACATCCAGACCGTTATTTTCTAATAACAGAGATAAACAATAGCAACGTGCAAAAGAAGCAACTGaagataaataatgaaatatcttCATGAAGAGTTTCTTTATTAGAAGAAAAGACAACACCGTCCTTCTCTCTGATAATCAGAGCGGGTTTGGTTTTTAGTTAGGATCTGATAATCCTAATTTAACCCTTGCACGACAAAGGATTTTGCTGTAAAACACAGTGCCTGATAAATCCTTTTGTAATCAGCTTGACTTTAAGTTGTTATCTGTGCGTTATGGGAGTTAACATTAAACTGCAGCCTGTGATTTagatttgaatttgaacagAAACGTGTCTCACCCAGGCCAGCAGGTCGTCTCCGATCTGACCGATCACCGACGTCTCGCTCCTCTTCCTGGTGGCCGTCATTTGTTCTGTTATGGAAACTGTGGAGCACAGATATTAGAAGATATTAGTGTCCCGATCGATCGTAGAGTGCAAATAAAAACGTGAAATTTTAGTATTTTCTATGGCGCATGTCCCATTTGCCAACATGGAGAAAGCAGGgtttatgagctatactgcagccagccaggaGGGGGCGATAGAGGCcatgtggcttcacttttagggagcggtcatgtcgtccatctttatttacagtgtgtggTGTGAACACAGAGATTTATCAtcttatattaaaaacattgcATTTACACAGATAAATAAACCTCGAGCAGGGTTGACGACTTATATCTGGtgatgtatatattatatactttatatttagtaCAGTGGAATTCGAtgattgtgtagttgtgtgtgtgtgttaccgtgCAGCTGAATAATCTCCTGCAGGTTAATAAAGATGTGTTTGATGTCGTCGGGGGGGAGGACGCCGTGTCTGTTCAGCCTCTTGTAGAAAACACAGTCCAGCACCTTCAGCATCCGCAGGTGGGCGCGCTCGGTGTAGAACAGCTCTGACGGAGAACAGACAAACACGTGTGAGCGAATAGACACCGTGACCGCTGGAGGTTTCACGTGTGATCTCCTGACGTACCGTTGATGACCTCCTGCCGTTTGATCTCCTGCGGCGTCAGACTGTCCAGGACGCCGCGGCTGACCAGAGCCTGCCAGGTCAGAGGGTCCTCCTCACACTCCGCCTCAGCTCCCTGGTCCTCCTCGCTCTGGGTGTCGGTTGAAGTGGCCGCCGCACTCGGCTGCTCCATCCTACTGCCGAGccaagacagagggagaggggctTAATGCAGAAGATTAATGAAGGGGCAGAAGGGGGGAGatcgggggggcggggggggttaCAAGCTGTTACCAGCACTGGTTTTAAGGAGAAATCATCAGAATTTTAATAGAATTCCTGCCACATTATCCCGCAGTGTGATCAGTTATtagtctgcagcagctgttaatgtcattaaattattattctgGAGTTATTTCAATAATCAATTTTTGAAGGCCCGGCTGTCCTACAGAATGTAAAAACCATTCTGACTAAATGCATAGTGTATTAAaactccatttatttaaataaaaattgttGATAGACAGAAATAATGTAATTTACTGATGCGTTGACCAGATCTATTAAAACCCTATGAAATTGACGCCCTTTCATCATCTCTTCAAAAACCTGCTGAACTTATATTTATGTTTCTTGATAAAGGGGgcgtcactttaaccctgatgtccagACTGTGCGCGTCACGTCACGTCTCTCGTTGTGTAGCAGGTTTGAAACATGTgtcgaatcaaacaaacacaaacatcaggtgttaattgttaaagtgtaaagtgagcgcaggtcagaggaggaaccAGACTCCTACAGAGGCTCAGGACGACCGGTCCTTCACCCGGTGTCAGAtctgatcctggagcagcgGAGTCCTCATGCACGTCGCGGTGCATCAAAGGGCCATGTCCACGGCTCCGGTGCTCAGGTCAGTGCGGGACGCAGCGTCCACCGCCCCAGGTGTCACAGCCCAGGTGACACTCTTCTTAAACATCGTCACAAAGGAGGACACGCTACACAAAAGTGCGTCCCTTGTGTGTTCCACCTTCCACCTGCAACTTGTGCTGCTGTGCGAGTCTtgtgtgttttacctttttGCGCGGTATCCCAAAACTTCAACTGTTCTGCGCACCGCTCGCTTCATGACAAACGCATGTCCTTATATGGAGAAATGGAGGCGTGGCAGAACGCTAATCGCGCAGAGAGCGGACACGCGTCCGTGCGCTCTAGAAACGTTCTGATTCACAATCGTACGCAAGGTGCTGCGAACAAAATCGACCGGTGCGCACGTGTCATGACTCCTGCGTCGGCTTTTGCGCACGCACTGACTCTCAGTGGAGAGTAAAAACATTTCTGCGCACATTTTCTTAGCATTTCTGATAAATTGGATATTTTTGATCTAGAAATGGGGAGAAAGTCATACAGCAAAGGGCCGGGTCGGAATCGAACTACCACACGAAATACCGAGTGCCACCATGTTTCACAATGGTATACTGTTTATAAAGTTACCACTTTATGCTTAATCTATTTCAGTTTATTGACTAAATCCAAATTAATTGGCAGATTATCTGTGGGGACAATTACCATTAGTTGCAACATCACAATAACTGTTGTGTTCTTTAGATTCATTCCAGCTGAACATGTGATTACAGTATAAATActtgatatttcattaaaatactGAAAAATATTCACTCCTACAGTTTATAATATAAAGGTTTGTTATactgttgttatttattttcttttgttgtggTATCTATGTGCAGTATATGCCTTCTACAGTTCTATCCAATTGGAAGCACAGGACTTTATCATTATTGCAATATAATGTATtgtgattattaatattgtcTTGATCAGTTTTCCATCACATGTGCACTTTCCTGTTGTGGTGAGATGCTGGTAGATGTTTATGATCATAATGTCAATGTGATTCTAGAATCGTTGATCTTAAGTTTGTAGATTAAGGTAGAGTTCTCAATGCATCTACATGAAATATAATAATCTGGTAAACTAATAGTTCatcacagttttctttctggTTTTCTGTTGTAATATTTCTAAAATGGATGTGTGATAATATTAAAATGATGCTCAGCATGTAGACAACTTTTAAATATCTCATCACACCTTGATTTAGTCCCTCTCCTGTGTCCTTCATGGACGGAGACTAATACAAGCAGATCCTGTAAATACCTGAacgtctcctgctcctcctcctgcagctgctccaggtTGGAGGGGCTGAAGTCGAACTGAGTGGGACTGGCGACGCTCTCCTGCTGGTCTCCAGTCTGCAGACCCTCGCCCAGTCTGGGCTGGACGGGGAAAGGAGACAGATCTGGAGACAACGAGGGGAATAAATGAGGATTTTATCTGTGCGTCTTTCCTGGGAAACATTTTGAAGTTCGTCTCTTTAGAATTTGAgatggaagaaaaacaaatttcatCTGGGCATGTTTTAAAACCCTGAAGATGTCTCACTGGAGTCGGAGTCCTGTCCGCTGGTGTCCGAGGCCTGAGCCGAGGGCGAGCTGTGACTCGGGGACGTGGTGGAAGGTGAAACATGGAGCCCAGCGTCCGATCCCTCGCTGAGAAGACTCCCACGGACCCGtccagaggaagaggtggaggaggaggaggaggagtccggCTGCTCCGGGATGCAGACGGCCGGCTGGGAGGGCTGCTTTGGTGACCGCTGCTTGTTCAGCTCAACGGCTTTACccactgcacacaaacacacacacacacacacacacacaacagtcacaGCACTGATATCTGTatgtacacactcataaacactAGATATGATAAGATATGACTATTTGCCTCTTTCCTGCCTCTAGTGAAAACGCGACTGATCTTAGAGCAATTTCTTAAAAGGGAAAAGATTTTACTGGTTTATTACAGTTGCAATAAAACAAGGCGTCAAAGGATCTGAGATATGACTTCTCTGTGATATTGTAAAATAAGGTTTAATCTTCACCTGACGTTGAATCCACTCTGCTCAGGCGTCTGGGTGGACCGAGGATGTTGGGGAATCTGGGCTTCTTcaccttctcctcaccttctttCTCAGGTTTGAtgctcctctgtttgtttgaatgacacaggttttaaatattaaaatatatcagACTGTAAGAAATTCAAAGCAGTTATTAGACTTGATCTGGTAAATGTGCTTTTCTTCAAGATAATTGTGATTTAAGACTAATAATAACTgatacattcatttatttatatttttgtttttgcatttaatCGATTTAATCAGTTCATTGTCTCAAATGTCTGTCATATTGAAGAACAAGATCCAATTCATATTTAAACacctatttattttaattgcatAGAGTAGAAATAATagttaaaaaaagatataaatgaAGATTATTAGATAATTAAAATAGCCGACTGGACATattggtgtgtgtgcacgtttctGGAGAAGCCATCACACCTTGATCTTGGGCAGGAAGTTGATTCGTGCTCGTTTGTGTTCAAGTCCGCGCGGCTCCTTCACTTTGACCCCGAGGTGCTTCATGTAGGTGAGAATCACGTACTGCATCGTCTGACTGCAGCAGTGGAACATCGTTGTTTTATGATTATtacactttttatattttacgtACATGATACTGCTTACATCTGCTTTCCACAATCTAAAATATCTGAATAGAAACGGAAACACTTGATGTGAAAGATAAGGAATCTCCCTCCTCTCaccacttctcctcctctgaaggCGGTGACGTCAACCTGCAACACACAACTGcaggtcagcacacacacagacacacacaataactcTGACAACTGAATATTCACTCGTCTTCGTACAggcgctcacacactcacaggatgTCCTCTATCTTGGAGATGATGTGTTCGGCACAGGAACATTCCTTCTCTAAACCCTGTTGAACTTTCCCTCCGTCGACGTCCAGCTTGGACAGTTCGTCCTCGGCCAGAGTCAGACCCATACTGCGCTTCTGtctgcgcacacaaacacacaacacacagattcCAGCACATGGGGATGACACCTCCTGAAACGTGACCTGTGAGAGGTTCCTATCGAGAGGTTCCTATCGAGAGGTTCTACCTGAAGTCGTCCAGGTTCTTGTGCAGATCCGGCAGCAGCGAGTCCTGTAACAGCTGTGTGTACTGTTTACACAACTCCTCTGGGATCAACTCCAGCCTCCGCTTCTCTGcgccgacacaaacacacaaaccaaaaacaGTCAACCTCAGGATAACTTAATGCAGCTCTAACAAACTAGTACTGGAATGTCCCTCAGAGCACAGACACTCCCGCCAAGGCCGAAAAGTCcctttaaatacaatcaagctgcactgaAATTGAATGAGCTCTTTCCTGACTCCTATcaaatccttccaccaggttttgtaGATATCCGTTCAgtaatttttgtgtaatcttgaaTCACAAACAAACTTTAAGCAGCTTTATTATGGGATCAACCCTCCCACCCGTCAATCACGCATCCTAAGCCTGTTGATTTAGATGTGATGTGATTGTAAGCCTTTGATTCTCAGTGTAACAAGGATAGAAAtcagatattaatattcttTCATACCCAGTTCAGCTGCAATCGTCTCCGGCACTGGAAGTTTCAGATTCTGCAAAAGACAGAACAGCACAAATCATTCAAGGATTCAGAAACTTGGTCAGTGAGGAGAGGAAACTGACGGTGAGAGTGAATTTACCGCCGTTCGGTCCATGAAGAGCGAGTGGAACTCCATGAAGAAGCGTCGACTCTCTTtggagctggtttgtttgtgcatgTCAGCGTAGAGGTAACACAACTAtcacaggaaaaacacacaaattatgaGTTTTATATTACTGTCATTCTTGTTTCATGTattatatactgtgtgtgtgtgtgtgtgtgtgtgcgtgttgtacCAGAGGTGAAGGGTCGAACTGGGAGACCACATGATGGAGGAACACAGCGAGGTGAGCCGGCCGAGTCTTCAGAAGCTCGATGCTCTGGAAACAGCTGCACTGTCCGTtaatctgaaacacagagagagagagagagagagagagagagagagagagagagagagagagagagagagagagacacagagagagagagagagagagagagagagagagagagagagagagagagagagagagagagagagagagagagagagagagagacagagacagacacagagagagagagacagagacagacacagagagagacagacacagagagagagagagagacacagagagagagagagagagagacacagagagagaaagagagagagagaaacagagaaaaggaCCAGATGTCAACGAGGCCAAACAAGCTCAAAACAACTAATCTACTattaaaatttgaataaattaaataaccACATCATTGTTTCTATGTTTTTCTCAATTTTTCTCCATTTAATCCATCAGCATCTTCTGAATTATAGATACCTGCTCCTGCTGAGAGTCAAAGTAGTCGTCTTCTGCCCCGATGATCTGGGGGTGGAGGAGGTAGGGAGGgctacccacaatgcactgggCAACGGAGTCCTGCAGGACAGATTGAGGGTTAGAttgagacacacaaactgtgtgtgttcgtgtgtgtgtctgtgtgtgtgtgtgtgtgtgtgtgtgtgtgtgtgtgtgtgtgtgtgtgtgtgtcttacagtGTCAGTGTTATCCTCAGTGTCGGGCAACAAGCAGAGGTTGAGTCCTTCTCTCCGGCCGATGTCCGGGCTCTGACAGGGCGTCTCTCTTTTGCCGGGACTCTCTGGGAGGGGAGTGCTGAGCAACTAACACACacccagaaacacacaaacacacacacagacacacacaaacacacacaggtcaacccacagacagaaaaaacacCACAATTAAGCCAAATTGATTGTTTAGTCTGGTGCTGAATGCTGGGAAACCACCACAGACCAGGACCATTTCACCCTTATTTATAGAAGTGGTGATAAaaggttatttgtttttatagacGTCTGAGTGACTCATATTTTCAGAGGCACTTCCTGTTGTATTAACAATCAGATGGTGGGTACTCCTACAGTAAACTATTAACAAAACGCACCAGTGGACAGAGGCATCTAATCCATGGTACACTAGAGCTACTGACACTAAGTAGAGCGTAGACATcggccaaggccaaacagtttCCTTAGGTTCAATAAAGCTGGACTAAACTACACAAAATCATAGATATATATcccctaaatatatataaatatgacagatttcttttaaatctcagtattttttgtatttctgtggcAGCCCAACAAAAGGTATCAAGTCATACACGTAGTTTTAGCAGTCTGGGCTATTGTAaaaaaccctaaccctccatagagaggacctgctcctaaatataaagtatttcaatataaagtatttaaacataaagtatttcaatataaagtattaaaatataaaaggccCATTGTAGgcgaaaaagaaaacaacaatgtgtACAATTTAGTTTCAAAAAATTTATAAGCCCTAAAATAAACCATGATGATTCCTTGTAAGACAACAGGGTCTAACAGGGTAATAAGAAAATAAGCATAGATATTTTTTGTacttgtatatatacatatatatcttttgtttttgaattaaattatCCAAACTAGCAGTTCCATTGAAGACCAGCCAGATAAAACTTCTCCCTCAAATTTGTATATATGTCTATGTAAATCTGTTTCTCATGTATATGTGTAAACTGATCAAATTCTAATCACGATAAAACTGGAGGGTGTCTGTCATTTTCTGTACacaataaatatgacaaatgACTCGTTATTAAACAACTTATTAGTGCCCCTGATATGGGACAAGGGATAATTATGATGTGTCATTGTACTCACAGAGTGACTGTTTGTCTGGAGCCTGTCGTTGACGCCGTCCCCCCA
This genomic window from Pleuronectes platessa chromosome 15, fPlePla1.1, whole genome shotgun sequence contains:
- the arhgef12b gene encoding rho guanine nucleotide exchange factor 12 isoform X1, which encodes MSVTQSTLTDRTPNILNKEPTDKKAKNDKSPVSLKHEFDPTGLVQRCVIIQRDENGFGLTVSGDNPVFVQLVKEDGAAMRAGVQTGDRIIKVNGTLVTHSNHIEVVKLIKSGSYVALTVLGRPPGLPQIPLEEEEEGEGDEGAELGSPSSLSVPHSPLLSGVEPCSPQEHSASPLPDGDEIRTTHDHKMDSLKKMLTRQQLDLEVMEEECSRNPRPNLVKEVQEAKKQISLLQEQISRGLQAASRSGEEAEEGGDSGSLLRETTSSSWGDGVNDRLQTNSHSLLSTPLPESPGKRETPCQSPDIGRREGLNLCLLPDTEDNTDTDSVAQCIVGSPPYLLHPQIIGAEDDYFDSQQEQINGQCSCFQSIELLKTRPAHLAVFLHHVVSQFDPSPLLCYLYADMHKQTSSKESRRFFMEFHSLFMDRTANLKLPVPETIAAELEKRRLELIPEELCKQYTQLLQDSLLPDLHKNLDDFRQKRSMGLTLAEDELSKLDVDGGKVQQGLEKECSCAEHIISKIEDILLTSPPSEEEKCQTMQYVILTYMKHLGVKVKEPRGLEHKRARINFLPKIKRSIKPEKEGEEKVKKPRFPNILGPPRRLSRVDSTSVGKAVELNKQRSPKQPSQPAVCIPEQPDSSSSSSTSSSGRVRGSLLSEGSDAGLHVSPSTTSPSHSSPSAQASDTSGQDSDSNLSPFPVQPRLGEGLQTGDQQESVASPTQFDFSPSNLEQLQEEEQETFSRMEQPSAAATSTDTQSEEDQGAEAECEEDPLTWQALVSRGVLDSLTPQEIKRQEVINELFYTERAHLRMLKVLDCVFYKRLNRHGVLPPDDIKHIFINLQEIIQLHVSITEQMTATRKRSETSVIGQIGDDLLAWFSEDEEEKIKRAVGTFCSNQPSALEIIKNKKKKDQRFNLFMQEAESNRLCRRLQLKDIIPVEMQRLTKYPLLLDNIAKYTEDGEEREKVKKAGECCKKILNHVNQAVKEAENKQRLEDYQRRLDLSSLKQSENPMILELKNLDLTKRKMVHEGPLSWKVNKDKTIELYTILLEDILVLLQKQDERLILKFHGKNPASATDTKNIFSPIIKLSTVLVRPVATDNKSFFVLSMSDNGAQIYELMAQTVSDQRMWQCLITQCAEAMKDKPPHSDSAPAQTDAERDAIEIINGGMNQSSKESNGSTSSEKDAVSSPETQTPPVTIGPFNGLKSEDEEEELAAADRQEEEEEDEELDEAELEAFLDGQLADRLHQEGSRQGIAIENLEEDEFGVPPSKAEDALRTLAVLKQALFNHMLSREAEEEKEETEELKPSGAPGCQRGGSLSGSHEGPMGDESQTSSGSPPDDSQLPSELTGMSEATERNGGFMVLDFGAGSEESSTDDDGGLEGDVGIDMRKLLSSSSQTGGGGPNLSRQLMTHLRLLQADLQHLKEVELKYNELRQTHNDTTTDSDDNNDATQ